From the genome of Miscanthus floridulus cultivar M001 chromosome 10, ASM1932011v1, whole genome shotgun sequence, one region includes:
- the LOC136485789 gene encoding disease resistance protein Pik-2-like isoform X1, which translates to MELAVGASEATLKSLLSKLGSLLSEEYALIRGVRGDIQFINDELASMQAFLSNLSKSDESGHDDQTEDWMKQVRDVAYDIEDCIDDFAHSLRPDPRGTGWVTATKKALYEIRTWRPRRAIAAQVVELKSRAQQVGERRVRYGVRDPEPGKGNGGLAGLTEHHAAEHQHVARQLVRVKPPVGKDVPDLESWMSFDEKRKKQGVLSIVGFGGVGKTTIAMALYKKFGPEFQCRAMVTVSQNSDLEVVLMSLVSQVRPPPNNGERQGKDSSMDKKIPVTRSILSRRLRLPCGKDGEDGNAGLQKHGQIQAELKKYLEQNRYLLLIDDVWSSSSWLYIKKCIPENDKGSRIIITTRIQAVATTCSSRKDQDRVHPVDVLNEKEAKELFQNTLNECKHAVNKQLSHNQVPHRVWEMCGGLPLAIVTMAGLVASKLHMVQKDWIKVCDSLFPESQVCRKPEEFMRIINHCYNDLDSDLKTCSLYLSIFPKGRKISRKRLTRRWIAEGFVSEKQGLSVEDVAETCFNQLIQRKIIMPIEHNNNGRVKSCQVHDMVLEYLISKAAEEDFITVIGSHWSMPMHSNKVRRLSVHNSDSNRAKHVHSMNLSHVRSLTVLESLDKLHFKSFKTAIVQVLDLEGCRGFRESHVKVSDICEMILLKYLSLRRTDIKNLPQNIHKLKYLETLDIRETEVQELPATTGQLERIKNILGGDKRTRKTLKLPKELKGTMKTLCILSGIEIADGSTTAASDLSYFTGLRKLAIYKIHKSEEIFKDLLSSIQYLSGYSLQTLVIDDESSEFLKTLDTMSSYPIDLTALELSGRFLKLPKWMDKLNDLVKLTLSATVLRTDTLQLLSRLGSLFSLTFSISEKQDPSFAAILQKNKSDSGGDIFVPAGGFSKLRLLRIIIPFLPSLNFAKNATPQLERIELHFKRLEGLHGMDKLGTNRYDVLLTIDGQASGLTKLIVDSLKKPTSDQYSLIVNEHHT; encoded by the exons GGAGTACGCCCTGATCCGGGGCGTCCGCGGCGACATCCAGTTCATCAACGACGAGCTGGCCAGCATGCAGGCGTTCCTGAGCAACCTGAGCAAGAGCGACGAGAGCGGGCACGACGACCAGACGGAGGACTGGATGAAGCAGGTGCGCGACGTCGCCTACGACATCGAGGACTGCATCGACGACTTCGCCCACAGCCTCCGCCCGGACCCGCGCGGCACCGGCTGGGTCACCGCCACCAAAAAGGCCCTGTACGAGATCCGGACGTGGCGGCCCCGCCGCGCCATCGCCGCGCAGGTCGTCGAGCTCAAGAGCCGCGCGCAGCAGGTCGGCGAGCGCCGCGTCCGGTACGGCGTCCGTGACCCGGAGCCCGGCAAGGGCAACGGCGGCCTGGCTGGCCTGACGGAGCACCATGCCGCCGAGCACCAGCATGTCGCCCGGCAGCTCGTGCGCGTGAAGCCGCCGGTGGGGAAGGATGTGCCGGATCTCGAGAGCTGGATGAGCTTTGACGAGAAGAGAAAGAAGCAGGGCGTGCTGTCCATCGTCGGGTTCGGTGGTGTGGGGAAGACCACCATCGCCATGGCGCTGTATAAGAAGTTTGGGCCTGAGTTCCAGTGCCGAGCGATGGTCACCGTGTCGCAGAACTCGGATCTTGAGGTAGTCCTCATGAGTCTTGTCAGCCAGGTCAGGCCGCCGCCCAACAATGGGGAACGGCAAGGCAAAGACAGCTCCATGGACAAGAAGATTCCAGTTACCAGAAGCATATTGAGCCGACGACTTAGGCTGCCGTGCGGAAAGGATGGGGAGGATGGTAACGCTGGGCTGCAAAAGCATGGACAGATACAAGCGGAGCTGAAGAAATACCTCGAGCAAAATAG GTACTTACTGTTGATTGATGATGTTTGGTCATCATCTAGTTGGCTTTATATCAAGAAATGTATTCCTGAAAATGATAAAGGAAGCAGAATAATAATCACCACAAGAATTCAAGCTGTCGCAACGACATGCTCTTCTCGCAAAGATCAAGACCGTGTTCATCCAGTTGATGTTCTTAATGAGAAAGAAGCCAAAGAATTGTTCCAAAACACTTTGAATGAGTGCAAGCATGCCGTAAATAAACAACTAAGTCATAACCAAGTTCCACACAGAGTCTGGGAAATGTGTGGTGGCTTGCCATTGGCCATAGTTACTATGGCTGGTCTCGTGGCATCTAAGCTGCATATGGTCCAAAAGGATTGGATTAAGGTTTGTGATTCTCTGTTTCCAGAGTCACAAGTATGCCGTAAGCCAGAGGAATTTATGAGGATAATCAATCATTGCTATAATGATTTGGATAGTGATCTCAAGACTTGCTCTCTATATCTAAGCATATTCCCAAAGGGACGCAAAATCAGTAGGAAGAGGCTTACCAGAAGATGGATAGCCGAGGGCTTTGTCAGTGAGAAGCAGGGCTTGAGTGTCGAGGATGTTGCAGAGACATGCTTTAATCAGCTCATTCAAAGGAAGATAATAATGCCTATTGAGCACAACAACAATGGCAGGGTGAAGAGTTGCCAGGTCCATGATATGGTTCTGGAGTACCTAATTTCAAAGGCAGCTGAAGAGGATTTCATCACTGTGATAGGTAGCCACTGGTCCATGCCAATGCATAGCAACAAGGTCCGTAGGCTTTCGGTCCACAACAGTGACTCCAACCGTGCAAAGCATGTGCATAGCATGAACCTGTCCCATGTTCGGTCACTAACAGTGTTGGAGAGCCTTGACAAACTGCATTTCAAATCATTCAAAACAGCAATTGTGCAAGTATTAGATCTCGAAGGTTGTAGAGGTTTCAGGGAGAGCCATGTCAAGGTCTCAGACATATGTGAAATGATTCTGCTAAAGTATTTGAGCCTCCGAAGAACAGACATAAAGAATCTTCCTCAGAATATTCACAAGCTCAAGTATTTGGAGACTCTAGATATAAGAGAGACAGAAGTTCAGGAGTTACCTGCAACTACAGGACAGCTGGAACGAATAAAGAACATACTTGGTGGTGATAAGAGAACAAGGAAGACATTGAAACTTCCTAAAGAGCTCAAGGGAACAATGAAAACGTTGTGCATATTGTCTGGAATTGAGATTGCAGATGGATCAACCACAGCTGCATCAGACCTCAGTTACTTTACGGGGCTAAGGAAGTTGGCAATTTACAAGATTCACAAGAGTGAAGAAATATTCAAAGATTTACTCTCCTCTATCCAGTATCTTAGTGGTTATTCTCTGCAAACTCTTGTAATTGATGATGAGTCATCTGAGTTCCTGAAGACTCTGGACACAATGTCATCCTATCCAATAGACCTGACTGCTCTTGAGCTGTCAGGAAGGTTTCTTAAACTCCCAAAGTGGATGGACAAGCTCAATGATCTAGTCAAGTTGACACTTTCGGCAACAGTCCTCAGGACAGATACTTTACAGCTACTTAGCCGTCTAGGTTCACTGTTTTCCCTCACATTTTCAATTAGTGAAAAGCAGGATCCTTCTTTCGCAGCCATTCTTCAGAAAAATAAGTCTGATTCAGGAGGAGACATATTTGTTCCGGCAGGAGGATTCAGTAAGCTTCGTCTGCTTCGCATAATTATTCCTTTTCTTCCATCTCTTAACTTTGCAAAGAATGCAACACCACAGCTGGAAAGGATTGAACTGCACTTCAAAAGATTGGAAGGTCTACATGGCATGGACAAACTTGGAACGAACCGTTATGATGTCTTATTAACCATTGATGGCCAAGCAAGTGGGCTTACAAAGTTGATAGTAGACAGTTTGAAGAAACCAACATCTGATCAGTACTCCCTCATTGTTAACGAGCATCATACTTGA
- the LOC136485789 gene encoding disease resistance protein Pik-2-like isoform X2, with product MELAVGASEATLKSLLSKLGSLLSEEYALIRGVRGDIQFINDELASMQAFLSNLSKSDESGHDDQTEDWMKQVRDVAYDIEDCIDDFAHSLRPDPRGTGWVTATKKALYEIRTWRPRRAIAAQVVELKSRAQQVGERRVRYGVRDPEPGKGNGGLAGLTEHHAAEHQHVARQLVRVKPPVGKDVPDLESWMSFDEKRKKQGVLSIVGFGGVGKTTIAMALYKKFGPEFQCRAMVTVSQNSDLEVVLMSLVSQVRPPPNNGERQGKDSSMDKKIPVTRSILSRRLRLPCGKDGEDGNAGLQKHGQIQAELKKYLEQNRYLLLIDDVWSSSSWLYIKKCIPENDKGSRIIITTRIQAVATTCSSRKDQDRVHPVDVLNEKEAKELFQNTLNECKHAVNKQLSHNQVPHRVWEMCGGLPLAIVTMAGLVASKLHMVQKDWIKVCDSLFPESQVCRKPEEFMRIINHCYNDLDSDLKTCSLYLSIFPKGRKISRKRLTRRWIAEGFVSEKQGLSVEDVAETCFNQLIQRKIIMPIEHNNNGRVKSCQVHDMVLEYLISKAAEEDFITVIGSHWSMPMHSNKVRRLSVHNSDSNRAKHVHSMNLSHVRSLTVLESLDKLHFKSFKTAIVQVLDLEGCRGFRESHVKVSDICEMILLKYLSLRRTDIKNLPQNIHKLKYLETLDIRETEVQELPATTGQLERIKNILGGDKRTRKTLKLPKELKGTMKTLCILSGIEIADGSTTAASDLSYFTGLRKLAIYKIHKSEEIFKDLLSSIQYLSGYSLQTLVIDDESSEFLKTLDTMSSYPIDLTALELSGRFLKLPKWMDKLNDLVKLTLSATVLRTDTLQLLSRLGSLFSLTFSISEKQDPSFAAILQKNKSDSGGDIFVPAGGFTGKD from the exons GGAGTACGCCCTGATCCGGGGCGTCCGCGGCGACATCCAGTTCATCAACGACGAGCTGGCCAGCATGCAGGCGTTCCTGAGCAACCTGAGCAAGAGCGACGAGAGCGGGCACGACGACCAGACGGAGGACTGGATGAAGCAGGTGCGCGACGTCGCCTACGACATCGAGGACTGCATCGACGACTTCGCCCACAGCCTCCGCCCGGACCCGCGCGGCACCGGCTGGGTCACCGCCACCAAAAAGGCCCTGTACGAGATCCGGACGTGGCGGCCCCGCCGCGCCATCGCCGCGCAGGTCGTCGAGCTCAAGAGCCGCGCGCAGCAGGTCGGCGAGCGCCGCGTCCGGTACGGCGTCCGTGACCCGGAGCCCGGCAAGGGCAACGGCGGCCTGGCTGGCCTGACGGAGCACCATGCCGCCGAGCACCAGCATGTCGCCCGGCAGCTCGTGCGCGTGAAGCCGCCGGTGGGGAAGGATGTGCCGGATCTCGAGAGCTGGATGAGCTTTGACGAGAAGAGAAAGAAGCAGGGCGTGCTGTCCATCGTCGGGTTCGGTGGTGTGGGGAAGACCACCATCGCCATGGCGCTGTATAAGAAGTTTGGGCCTGAGTTCCAGTGCCGAGCGATGGTCACCGTGTCGCAGAACTCGGATCTTGAGGTAGTCCTCATGAGTCTTGTCAGCCAGGTCAGGCCGCCGCCCAACAATGGGGAACGGCAAGGCAAAGACAGCTCCATGGACAAGAAGATTCCAGTTACCAGAAGCATATTGAGCCGACGACTTAGGCTGCCGTGCGGAAAGGATGGGGAGGATGGTAACGCTGGGCTGCAAAAGCATGGACAGATACAAGCGGAGCTGAAGAAATACCTCGAGCAAAATAG GTACTTACTGTTGATTGATGATGTTTGGTCATCATCTAGTTGGCTTTATATCAAGAAATGTATTCCTGAAAATGATAAAGGAAGCAGAATAATAATCACCACAAGAATTCAAGCTGTCGCAACGACATGCTCTTCTCGCAAAGATCAAGACCGTGTTCATCCAGTTGATGTTCTTAATGAGAAAGAAGCCAAAGAATTGTTCCAAAACACTTTGAATGAGTGCAAGCATGCCGTAAATAAACAACTAAGTCATAACCAAGTTCCACACAGAGTCTGGGAAATGTGTGGTGGCTTGCCATTGGCCATAGTTACTATGGCTGGTCTCGTGGCATCTAAGCTGCATATGGTCCAAAAGGATTGGATTAAGGTTTGTGATTCTCTGTTTCCAGAGTCACAAGTATGCCGTAAGCCAGAGGAATTTATGAGGATAATCAATCATTGCTATAATGATTTGGATAGTGATCTCAAGACTTGCTCTCTATATCTAAGCATATTCCCAAAGGGACGCAAAATCAGTAGGAAGAGGCTTACCAGAAGATGGATAGCCGAGGGCTTTGTCAGTGAGAAGCAGGGCTTGAGTGTCGAGGATGTTGCAGAGACATGCTTTAATCAGCTCATTCAAAGGAAGATAATAATGCCTATTGAGCACAACAACAATGGCAGGGTGAAGAGTTGCCAGGTCCATGATATGGTTCTGGAGTACCTAATTTCAAAGGCAGCTGAAGAGGATTTCATCACTGTGATAGGTAGCCACTGGTCCATGCCAATGCATAGCAACAAGGTCCGTAGGCTTTCGGTCCACAACAGTGACTCCAACCGTGCAAAGCATGTGCATAGCATGAACCTGTCCCATGTTCGGTCACTAACAGTGTTGGAGAGCCTTGACAAACTGCATTTCAAATCATTCAAAACAGCAATTGTGCAAGTATTAGATCTCGAAGGTTGTAGAGGTTTCAGGGAGAGCCATGTCAAGGTCTCAGACATATGTGAAATGATTCTGCTAAAGTATTTGAGCCTCCGAAGAACAGACATAAAGAATCTTCCTCAGAATATTCACAAGCTCAAGTATTTGGAGACTCTAGATATAAGAGAGACAGAAGTTCAGGAGTTACCTGCAACTACAGGACAGCTGGAACGAATAAAGAACATACTTGGTGGTGATAAGAGAACAAGGAAGACATTGAAACTTCCTAAAGAGCTCAAGGGAACAATGAAAACGTTGTGCATATTGTCTGGAATTGAGATTGCAGATGGATCAACCACAGCTGCATCAGACCTCAGTTACTTTACGGGGCTAAGGAAGTTGGCAATTTACAAGATTCACAAGAGTGAAGAAATATTCAAAGATTTACTCTCCTCTATCCAGTATCTTAGTGGTTATTCTCTGCAAACTCTTGTAATTGATGATGAGTCATCTGAGTTCCTGAAGACTCTGGACACAATGTCATCCTATCCAATAGACCTGACTGCTCTTGAGCTGTCAGGAAGGTTTCTTAAACTCCCAAAGTGGATGGACAAGCTCAATGATCTAGTCAAGTTGACACTTTCGGCAACAGTCCTCAGGACAGATACTTTACAGCTACTTAGCCGTCTAGGTTCACTGTTTTCCCTCACATTTTCAATTAGTGAAAAGCAGGATCCTTCTTTCGCAGCCATTCTTCAGAAAAATAAGTCTGATTCAGGAGGAGACATATTTGTTCCGGCAGGAGGATTCA CTGGAAAGGATTGA